gaatttgcctctgtccagttggcattcatattggctatgaatgccaactgaatgcCGTCCAATGCTTAGGTGCGTATATAGGCAAAGGAGACGTATCGAGGTTGGCGTCAAGTAATCTAATATAGGGATACAAGCAACTTGGGGTCACGGACATATGAAAAGTTAGCCGAAACATTAACTTTCTTTCTCCACCCATGATAACATCGGTGGTGGAGTGGGTGTAAAGttaaatggaaatataataattattcatGTTGGTCCAAGTGTAATAATGGAGAAGTTGTTTTTACAGATTTGTCGAAGGAATCGTATATTCAATATGAAGGTATTTTGTGAGAAGTAAGAAATCATGGACAATATTTGTCACAGTGTTCAATTTTTTAAGCTGACGTAAAGTCAGATCCTAATAATTCTGCTGCAACCAAACTTGTTTCTCTCCTTTAATAGCGTCAGTGCTACATGTATGTTCTGACAGCACCGTAGACCATACTGGTCTGGCAACAATCACTTTATAAACTGAAATCAGGTGTAATATTTGCCATTCAAACTGTAGTTGGTTAAGACGAAACTACCAATTAATCTGGGTTCTTTCCTTTAGTTGCATCAGGAATTCTTATAGTTGTCAATCATGAAGCTGTTTtggttattttgtttttattattatttcaaacttatCTTAGTGATTCATTGATACTGTGTTTAAATGTTTATACACTTCATATTACGTCGCAATATCCAGGTTAGATACGTGACTTCCCATTGGCTCAATATCTGGGCGTCTTTATTAAAGACACTAAGTCTGACATGTTTATACACTTTTaagaaaaatatctattttCTAAATTTCCTGAAATGCGTGCTTTCGTCATATGACGGCTTAGGCAAGAATGATTTCAGACCTCCACCAATGGGTCACAtcttaattatgttttttttctgttataatTATGTTCATTTTCTATAGGTCGTATTGGTGTATTATTACAACACTGTATTAGCATTATATAACTTTATTCAAACAATTGGAGCCATAGTCGTggtatgataatgatgaagagGTGACACGACGTAAACTGGCAGTCCTGAGCACATGGTTTCCACGTGTACACTCAAAGCCTTGACGTCATTGTGGTTCATTAGTGTATGGTTTCCCTTGGCAACTAGGATCATGAGGCTATCCTGGAAGCGACACaattatagttttgtatttattttgaattcaaCTGCGGTTTGATATGTATTAAACCTTAAGATCACGCTCTTTTATTCACTATGTAGTCAggaatttcaaaacattttcttaaTTCTAACGATATTAAATTGCTATAACATCTTAAAATGCCGCTGACTTTGCTTGTCATCAATCAATTGTAAATCAATTGTAGACTGGCCAATCATTTTAGATGGTGTTGCATCTTTAGTTTGTCGTCATATTTAGCGTTAGAAACTTATTAATGATAAGTGATAAACTATATATAGTAATGGCTCGCAGACCATTCCGTTAACCTATACTTACCTACCTCTAACTTCAGAGACCCACTGACCATTCCGTTAATACCCTATAGTTACATACCTCTAACTTCAGAGACCCACTGACCATTCCGTTAATAACCTATAATTACATACCTTTAACTTCAGACCCACTGGCCATTCCGTTAATACCTTATACCTTATAGTTACCTACCTCTAACTTCAGAGACTCACAGACCATTCCGTTAATACCCTATAGTTACATACCTCTTACTTCAGAGACTCACAGACCATTCCGTTAATAACCTATAATTACATACCTTTAACTTCAGAGACTCACAGACCATTCCGTTAATACCCTATAGTAACATACCTCTAACTTCAGAGACTCACAGACCATTCCGTTAATACCTTATAGTTACATACCTCTAACTTCAGAGACTCACAGACCATTCCGTTAATACCCTATAGTTACATACCTCTAACTTCAGAGACTCACAGACCATTCCGTTAATACCCTATAGTTACATACCTCTAACTTCAGAGACTCACAGACCATTCCGTTAATACCCTATAGTAACATACTTCTAACTTCAGAGACTCACAGACCATTCCGTTAATACCCTATAGTTACATACCTCTAACTTCAGAGACTCACAGACCATTCCGTTAATACCCTATAGTAACATACCTCTTACTTCAGAGACTCACAGACCATTCCATTAATACCCTATAGTTACCTACCTCTAACTTCAGAGACTCACAAACCACTCCGTTAATACCCTATAGTAACATACTTCTAACTTCAGAGACTCACAGACCATTCCGTTAATACCCTATAGTTACATACCTCTAACTTCAGAGACTCACAGACCATTCCGTTAATACCCTATAGTAACATACCTCTAACTTCAGAAGTCCAGCCTCTGTGTGTACCTGCGGTCTAGATGACACTCTCAGTTTCTGTATATAACATTGGTGTCCCCTTTTCATCACCATTTCATGCTGTCAACACAATAATGCGCCATTTAAACGATAATCAGACATTAAGATTAATAGAAGTAGATTATGCATGATAATTATTTTGCGGTTACCGTCTTTTAGTGTTGTAGTATAGGTATTCTTTTCCATAATgccgtttttgcatattacattatCTGCCTTCTGATGGATTGTATTGATTATAACTTCATCACCTTTATAAAAATGGGCCTGTCTAGGTTAGTATGAGAGGAACGACATTAACAAACACATGAGCTACTTGTAACGGTATGTAACTCTATCATATATACTAATTTAGAATTGATAATACTTATACTTATTGATATATGAATAAGTCAATTTTTTTCCAGATATGGTTCCGGGACAAAAGAAAAGTGATAAACACGTCCAAGTCACACAATTAATGTCTGGTTTATGGTCGAGTAAGTCTGGCTATCACTAAAGGAGAATACGATACAAAAGTTCTGATAATATCGACATTTTATGATGATCTGCACGTATATACATACCGATAGAGCGTCATAATAAAACAATGCCTGATCAAACTCGTTTGATTCGTGGATATGGGGACGGTGTGTCGATGGTATTGTAGTCATGGTATATATCTGTAATCAAATAACATTGTCTAAAGAAGGCATATTAACATTGCTGTCACATGAATTTGGTAAGAGAGCACCTGCTATCTGTCACCAATCTCCATTAATTCAAAATTGATGTTTTCTAGAAGTGTTAATTTTTTGTTATCATGTGTATTAAAACgtattataatatacaatgtaggaattaaatcataaaaacaacagtTGTGTActaaataatgtaaaatgtcaTCAAACCCTAAATTGATTCTCGTCACACAGCAGCTCCACGTTAGATGAATGTGAAATACTTTTTACCATTTATATAACacatttaatcaaaataacatCAAAAGCACGCATTTCAGAAAATGTAGAAGATAAATCACCAATgtgtatcaaactttttttttcgttGTCATTTGACATTGTCTACTTTCTTTAAACGACTGATTTAACACTTACCTGCCCAATCAGGCACAAGGCTACGGCTAACGCACAGTACATGTTGGTAAGGACTGGCTGGGTTATGTCTCCACATACTGTCTCACACTTATATACAACAACACCGCAAGGTTCTTAGGGCAAACTTGATAAAAAGTCGCACATGTAGTTCCAATCTACAGATGGTGACAATTGTTATATGTTGTTTAACCGATTTGATACAATTAGGTCCGATAAAGTAATCGATAGGAAGTAATAATTTAAATCACAGGTTTGTCTTAAGctaacattttcttttc
This genomic window from Argopecten irradians isolate NY chromosome 4, Ai_NY, whole genome shotgun sequence contains:
- the LOC138322412 gene encoding uncharacterized protein, whose product is MYCALAVALCLIGQIYTMTTIPSTHRPHIHESNEFDQALFYYDALSHEMVMKRGHQCYIQKLRVSSRPQVHTEAGLLKLEDSLMILVAKGNHTLMNHNDVKALSVHVETMCSGLPVYVVSPLHHYHTTTMAPIV